AGAACTGCCCAGAATAGAGCAGTTCTAAGGATGGTTGTTCATTAACCTGGGGTTGAAGGCCAGTCCAGCACTGTCCCTGGTCAGCAGGCTAATTGGGCCTGACTTTGCTGAGGCATCTGccagaggcctgggctggaggaCCAGCTTACCTGCCACAGCCTCTGAGCCTGGGGAGGCCCTAGTAAGTCATTTCTGGAGGACAGAGGTGGGGGCCTGGGCCAAGAGTCTGGCCACTTGACTTGATCCTGGTGAGATCCAGGCAGGGGCCTTGGTAGTGTTCTCAGGCCCACTCCGGGCCTCTCTTCCTCTGACCTGGGGCATTTGTGTCTTTCCTGGATCCACTTGACCATCTGCAGACTGAAGGGTGGTCTTTTCAGCAAACGGAAGAACGGAAGTGAGGTGTGTATGCTGGCAGCTTGCTTTAGCCCTGTCACAAAACAGAGACTTTACGCAAGATGATTGACAGGCTTTTGGGGAAACAGCTGTGGTTCTGCGGGTAGTTGGGGCCCAGAGTTTAAAACAggagatttttatgtgaaatgagAGAATGGATCTTGTAAACCGGGTCCTGCTCTGAAATGGGTCTTGTGGGGCCTCACGTCACCTGCTATGGTTAGAATCTAgctctggggggctggccccgtgactgagtggttaagttcgcacgctccgctgcaggcggcccagtgtttcattggttcgaatcctgggcgcggacatggcactgctcatcaagccatgctgaggcggcatcccacatgccacaactagaaggacccacaacgaagaacatacaactatgtcccggggggctttggggagacaaaggaaaaaaaaaaaagaatgtagctCTGGGACCCACAGGATGGGGAagaggggggaaactgaggctcccttGGCCCTCAAGGAGGGGAGGTGAGAAAGAGGAGCCAAAGATCATCCAGGCATGAACCCTCTTTGCCTTTGTGCCAGGCCACCAGGAACAAAGCTGGTTTGTCGTTTCCAGACCCTGTGGGCTCTCATGCGCCCACTAAACCCATAGCACGGGGCACTGGGGGCCCAGGGAAAATGGCCCTGTTACGTTCCTCTCGCCCCTTCCTTTGTGCTAGCACTGATGTGACTCTAACACTTTTCCCTGGTCTGTCCCCTGGCAGCCTGGGGGTAACTCAGAGCCAAGGGCTGTGACAGTCCCCTCTGTGTGGCTGCTCTGCACAGGCCCGGCACGCTGGAGGCCGTAGCGAACACTGGCTAAACAAGATGAGATCACTCTCTTGACTTTCTCCACTCTAAGGTCAGGACCATGTTCCCGTTTTCAGCACTTCCTGTCCTTCTTCTGTGGGTGGTGACAGCGTCCGGCTCAGGAAAAACAGCCTGTGAGGATGCCCAGAAGACCTGTTCCGTGATCACCTGTGGCATCCCGGTCACCAACGGCACCCCGGGCAGAGACGGGCGAGATGGAGccaagggagaaaagggagagcCAGGTACGAGACGGGCCGCTCTGCCTTCTCAAGACCCCACCCAGGGGGAGACTCTTCCCTGGGAAGGTCCAGCACAGAGGCGTGAGGGGTCACCTTCGCTGCGGAGGACAACAACTCACTCAGAACCGCTCCTGTGAAAGGTCGTTCTCCCCAGAAGAAAGATGCCTCTCGGCTCCTCCAGATCCCGCATGTCCACCCAGGGACTGGAAATGTGTGCTTGTCTGTGGAGAGGGGTGTCCTGCCTGCTCAGGGAGCCGGCCCTCGGCGCAGGCTGCCCCGGGGATGCAGGGACAGCTTCCCTCTTTGGCCATCACACATTCACTGATGGTTTCCTGAGCTCAGTGTGAATTGAGTAGTGGGCTtttggagaaagagaatgagTGACAGCTACGGGGTCacctttcctttgtcttccaaCAGGACAAGGGCCCAGAGGCCTGCAGGGCCCTCCAGGGAAGCTGGGACCTCCGGGAAATACAGGGGTTCCTGGGCCGCCAGGAGCAAAGGGCCAGAAAGGGGATCGTGGAGACAGTTCAGGTAAGGAGCTTAGCTGGCATCGTGGTGCTGGGAACCTGAGGGCCAGGTGACATGTGCACcttctcctgctgcctccctggcAGGGGCTCAGCTCTGCTGCCTGACCCGGCACCCGCCTTCCTCCTCCGCGTTCCCGGGACCAGAGGGTTCCCACTAGCGCCTGAGCACAGACTTCCAACCCCGCCGGGCGCCCCCAGCAGGCCCTGCAGGAGACGGGCCTGGCTCTCCAGCCGACGGGGTCCACAGGCTGCAGAGGAGGAAACGGGTCCTCTGAGTGTTGGGTTCACGTCTATTGTCACCAGAGTGGCCTGAAAATGCTCTGCTTCACGGGATCCCTAGACGATGGGAAACATCACAGCAACTGGGTTCagagtaaaataaagtaatttcagTAACAACGAAAGAAAAACGATCACCTCTTGTTAATATTTATCTACTAGCCcatcaaaattataaaagcatGAAAAAGCTTGCCTAAAATAAGAAACGAAAGAGaatgattaagaaaaattttcacaAAAGGAGAATAATGAGTTGGgccttttataataaataattataaaattgcaATATTTAAGCAGtgtgtgaaaaaaaaatccagaggtGTAATTTAcaagttattattattagcattagTTCCAGAGTTATAGTTTACGAGAGTTACTTAAAGTGGATCTGGGAAGGTGGGAGTACAGTTTTTTTCCCtgttgcttctttttgttttcttatttttctgtaataagcATACTTTTTAgtaagatgtatatatatatatatttctgttttttgcaAAATACTCTGCTCTCCAACTTTAGGTCTTCTCAATAAATACGTACCCTTCCCCCTATTGCTTTGCAGTTGCTGAGTCTAAGCTGGCGAACTTAGAGCAAGAACTAAGGACCCTGAAATCAGAACTGGACCACATCAAAAAGTGTAAGCTTTTTTCCTGCCCCTGGTGTGTTCTTGgctctcctttttcttcataGTGCTGTAGGTTTGGGGGAGGGTAGAAGAGAACCAGCATTTTTGAACACATTATACACCAGGGCCTGAGCTAGGCAGGCATTTTCTCATTACATGGTTTCATTCAGTCCTCCCACCAACCGTATTTGGGGggattatacccattttatttacaggtgagaaaaaaTAGATCCAGGAGCGCAGGTGATTCATTCAacgtcacacagctaggaagcagCACAGGAGGGTTGCACGGAGTCTGCCAGCTCCAGAATCTCTGCGCCTTTCTCAGCAGCCAATGTTCTCAGATGGCTGTCCACGCCTCTCCCTCATCCAGGAGCCCAAGCCGGGCAGTGGGGCCCAAGCGCGTTTCCCTATGTCCACCTGCACTGGGACAGTTTTTAACAGACATTTGTCTCAAGGCTGGGATTCCAGGAGAGTCCAGGCTTTCGGCCAGGCACTTGCTCTGCAGTGGAGGAGCACTTCCTCGCTGGGATCTGATCCGAGGAGGTGGAGCATGGGCCCTTTTCCAGAGTCCTGAGCTCCCAGAGAAGGGCTTCTTCACCTGCTGTCCTGGGCTGGGCTCCAAGCCACGCCAACCTCACCCACCCTTTGTGATTTCAGTGCAATTCTTCTCCTTGGGCAAAAAGTCTGGGACGAAGCTCTATGTGACCAACGGTGAAAAGATGCCTTTTTCCAAAGTGAAGGCTCTGTGTGCCGAGCTCCGGGCCTTCGTGGCCACCCCTAAGAATGCCGAGGAGAACAAAGCCATCCAGAATGTGGCCAATGGCGTTGCCTTCCTGGGCATCACAGACGAGAGTACTGAAGGGAAGTTTGAGTATGTGACAGGAGGGAGGCTGGCCTACAGCAACTGGAAGAGCAACGAGCCCAACAACCACAGCTGGGGGGAGGACTGTGTGGTCCTCCTGCAGGATGGCTTGTGGAATGACATcgcctgctcttcctccttcacAGCGGTCTGTGAATTCCCAGCCTGAAGAGGCGGGttcctcagccccctccccgGGGCCCTGCAGCGCTCTCTGCTGCTCTGAAAGAGAATCCAATGCCAGTATTCCCACACCTGGTGTTGGCTCGTTCCTTCACGGGGATGGGAGGAAAACGAAGGGAATGTGTTTGCTTGTGGGGTGAGAAGTGGAGAGAGGCTGACAGTGGGGCGTGAGGGTTTCTGGTCCAGTCGTGGCAAAGGACGCCGTCTGTCCTGCCTAAGAGCACAGCGTTGGGTCAGAGTCAGCCATGGAAAGGGCGCAGTTACACCCTCTGCTCTTACCTCGAGGACACTGCTGCCCCCTGGAGGACCAGTGCAGGGCCACATCCGCGTCAGCGTGGGCAGTAGATCTCAGCCTCTGATTGATccaattcctttttctccaagaGTTGCCACTACTTGATGCCAAACTCTCCTGCCTTAAGTTCTTTCCCATGGCCAGAACCATGTCACAGCCCAGGGCTAGTCACTAGGGTGatcttgaggacaaaaggcatcCTTTTACTCCTGAATACTTTCAGGAGACTAGTTTGATATGGTGGCACATACTGGCCTCATGGGAGGGAGCAATCGGCAGGCAGGCCGGGTCCCTCTCCGCAGGGCATCATCAGCCTCAGTGCCCCCGTGTTCAGCATCCCCTTCCTTCTGTGACATCCTCGTCCAATTATAGGTCAATGGCTCATTATTAATAGAGACAAGAGGCAAAACTCCCCAAAGGTGAGTTTCATACCCTGTGGGTCAAATTACGCGGTGTCATCTAGTCAGCAAATAAATCCTCCCCTGAATCGGATTCTGATGAACCGGATTATGATGCTCCGTTGGCCACAATCCTGCTCTGGCCGTGGAGGTTTTTCAGCAATAACAAGGCAGGGGGGGCCGAGACTATATAGAATCCCCTCAGCAAACTGGGGGAGGAGAgtgaattccagctccaataaTGCCATTCACAGAATGAGATTGGGAAATATTTCGTGAGTGGGCCAAGGGCCACTTTAacttaaatatttctttgttaaaattagccttccattttattttcctttgtatttgaaCTACCAGAGACAGCACCTCACACCCAGTAAGTGCTTGCTGAGTATTTGTTGACAGGGTCCACTGAAGAATTACGGATGGATGAGCGGGTTGGACACCGAGAGTGCACACAGGGCAGAGCTCTCCCAGGGGGGCTCCCTCTGCAGGGCTGCCAGGCAGGGACAGAGTTGGGCCGGGACATGCTGAGGCTCTGGGCTATCGGGGTGAGGGTGACAGGACCTGTGCCCCTGGCCTCTAGCACACCTAGACTGTCACATCACTGAATTCCCAATCCCGCATGGCTTTTCTTTAGGCACCGCCCTTGGGGACAACGAGAAGAGTATTTTTGTGATATGGAGCAGAACAATTCACTATTTTCAACTCAAACCCAGACTGCCTACCAAAGGAAGGCGAAGCTTCTTAAAACTCAGAGGCTCATAGGAAACCACAGGCCATGTGgcaaatagaaaaaggaaagactggAAACTTTTTAGAAGGAAAGAAGGTACACATAGGATGACCCAGAACAAGAGAACGACCATATCAAGCACAAAAGTTACATCTAAATTTTCTCATAGCCAGGACGAAAATGAGAAATCAGAGACGTTAACTatcatataattttttctattttatgtaacGGGTAGGGATCGTGGTCCGCCCTGAGATGAGCGTCTCCTTTGTTTATACTGTGCGTGAAGGACAGTCTCTTTAGCTGTACAACTGTAGAAGACGCAGTTGTGTCCTTCACATGGATTGCTTCCCAGTAGCTAATGATGGCCCCCCATTCAGGGAAATGCGATAGGAATCTCCAGGACGAGCTCACATTCTCCCATCCCCGTCAGGCTTCTTCTTCCCCTGACCCAGCACCGATGGTCTTTTCGGGCTCCTTTCTCTCAGTGTATTCCCTTGCCCCCGTTCTTGCCCAGATCTAGAAATGGAGACAACCACCTCACTGTGTTCACTTCTCAGTTCTTATCAGCAGGCAGCGGGGCCCCTTGCGAGCCAGCTCAAGAGAAGGAGGAGCTGATCTAAGAAACAGGGTTCTCACGAGAGTCCGAAGGTAGAAACTGCGGTCCATCGGGCTTCCCAGGACCTGGAACACGAGGGGAATGATGGACTCAAGGAGACTCTGCAGGCGGTCTCTCCCGCTCCCTGGATGACCGAGGGCATCTCTTGCACAGGGGCCCTACTGAAGCCAGGTGCCGCAAGAGCAGACCTCAGGGGCCTCGGGCAGCACCTTCTCCTGGGACCTCGGGAGTGGGGATGACGGAGCAACCTCCTGAGCCCTGCAGTTGGTTCTGGTGGAGCAGGAGGCCCCACCGTATCCTTCCCCAGGCTGGCTTTTGGACTGGAGACGGGGCAGACACACACGACCTGCAGCGCCTTCCTTTGATGCCTTTTGCACAGAGTAAGAACCGGAAGGTCGTGCCTCAGAGCATTcctgggaggggagtggggctcAGGCCTCTGTGGAGCCTGGGCCTGACCCTGGGGTCATGCTGGGGACGCACAGGGCCTGGGTCTCCGTGAGCGGAGCTATGGCTGAGGGAGGGACAACAGCCTCTCCGGTGGGCAGTTTAGGATATGGGAGCAGGAGGCTGCCCTTTGAGGACAGTTCCCTGACCTGCACACCGAGCGGCATGGTGGAACCTGGGCCTCAGTCTGCCCACCTGTAAACTGGTCTGCGAAGGCTTTCCCTTCAAAACCTGGATGAATGGACAGCCACTCGCTGGCCCAGACCTCAAGGCCTATTCCAGGAGCAAAGCTGTGGGGTCTGAgaactgtttccagtttttgtcaCCTGTCAATTTTGTCCAAAGTAACCGTGGACTGAGCACCTACACCTATTTCTCACGTCCACAGAAAGGCCGTCCGAGCAGGTGAGAATGGCCAATACGCCTTGCTCTGGGCACGGCAGCTCTGACTTCAGATGACATCTGTGAGTCAACAGTCTCCTGTGGAAGTGTAGACACGGCCAGCCCAACTGTGATTTGCTTCCCGGGCCAGCATGAAAGCAACTGCCCACTCCCATGGCATTCAAGGCCCGGCTCTGGCCGCGTGCGGATCCTGCGTCTGCAGGGCCTTGTTCCTGCAGGACCATCTCTCTCTGGAGTCCGCCAGCTCTGCTGTGCTCACTTTTAGCCATGCCCAAACCAGAGGGCGGGGCCTTGGGGTGCCCCTGAAGGCCTAGCATTCACCTACCTCGAATCCCCCTCCTTCCCAGGACCAGCTGCCTCGCTTCTCTGTGGCTGTCCAGGATCGACCAGCTCCGGGGGCACAGTCAGACCCCGGCCTCGCCCCTTGGTGTGGGCGTCAGGGCCGACAGCCTCTGCCCTGGTTGTTTGTTCGTTATTGTGTAACTGATCTGTGCTTCCGAACCTGCCAGAAAtcggggatttttttttctcattaaccAGGAAGAGATCAAATGTCGTCCTGGGGCCTGGGCACGAGGCGTCGGGACGTGGCCTTTGTAAGGTGGTGTTGTCTCAGTGTCCCGAGTGGCTGATGGAGcgctgggaggagaggagggcctCTGGCAGGTTCTGTCTGGGAAGAGGGCTCCCCACTCTGGTGGGAACGTGTGTGGGGAGGAGACAGTGTCTCCAGCTAGGGGCCAGTGGTTTGTCCAGGAAAACACAGGTGTTTTGCTCAAACACCTTTCTGGGTACACTTCTTTCAAAAGAAGTGGGATGCAAGTAGCCATTAACTGGCTAAGCAAATGCCTTGGACTCGGCTAGCCGCCGCCAGCCCCGGGTCCAACCTGCCCTGTCCTGGCAAGCAGAGTGCCTGTACCATCTCATCTCATGCAGCTCTTCAGAGCAGTGACAGCAGAATTGCCTGGAAAGCTTGGCCAGATCCTAGGATCTTGGCTCCCCTCTGGACTCAGTGAGTCAAAAATCTCAGAAATCTGTCGTCTTCACGAGGCCCCTCGGTGAGCCAGATGTTTGCCCCATTTTGGAAACCATCGCCTAAGAAATCCAGTCACCACAGCTGCTTCCTGCCTCATCTCACCTTTGCAGGGAGCCCTGGAGCCAGGGAGCGGGGGCTTCATCATTCCTTGTAGGTCAGACCCCAAGCTCCTTCAACGATTGGCGCCCCGCTAGTGAAAAGCAGCTGCCGACCTACATCCTTCCCTACCCGTTTCCAGggtctctctgcctcccctgACTTCCAgggtgggtctgcacctgggataccTCTGGGGAGTGTCTGGGACTGGGGGGCCCTGGGCAGGTGAGACTCTGAGTGGGGCGTTGTGTGTACACTGATTTGGGGGtatttgtctgtgtgtctgtgcacgCGTGAGTGTGTGCGTGCCCGTAAGGAAACCTGCAGACCCAGGGCTTACCGTCCTCTGCATCCTGCTGCCAggggctcagccctgctctcccctcagcccGAGGCCAGGCCGCTATCTGCATGCCCTTCAATGGGGAGCATTGGCTCTGGGGGGTCCCAGAGTTTCTGGGCCAGCTGTGTGGGTGCTTGGTCCACAAGAGGCCCTGAGCTGTGCCCAGGGACAACTAGGGCTCCACAGAGATTGTCTGGGTGCTAATATGATCCTGCCTGCCAGGCCTTGGATCAAATGCCCTCATTACCCGCCCAGTCCTTATCTGACACTGGATCTAAGGTTGCCCAGCCCCAGACACCATTACAATGCTCTGTTTCATTGTCTCACTAGCAATTACAGTCATCTAAAACCATCTTGGCCATTTATGTGTTTAAGTTACATCAGTGTAGCAGCGTCATCGAGAggaccctggagccagactgcctggattcaagCCCTGGATCCACCACtttgcagctgtgtgacctcaggcaagtcacatgccctctctgtgctttagttccCTTGATGGCAAAATTGGGATAATAGTAGAATGCCATGCAAGTGTTCGTTCTCCTTGTTGTTGTGATTATTTCAAGACTGTGCTTCATTCACCTGTGCAGCCCCAGGGCCTAGAAAAGGCCTAGGAGCCACAAACACTTGATAACTTGgatgaataaacgaatgaacaaatgaatgactgaatCTCAGTTCTCCCCAAGATGGGTGACCCAACTCCCTTCTCTGGGGCCTGGCTCAGCTGCAGGCTGGACCCAGGAGAGAAGCAGCCAGACTCATTTTGGAAAGTGGCTCTGGGCGCagcctgctttcagggggaactGCATGTAGTGGCCCGGTAAGCTGTGcctcctgctgccctctgctggtggTCTGGAGACAGGGCTGGGCAGCAACCAGAGGTCACAGggcagccaggtgaggcctgtcTGCATCTGCACACGCTCTTGCTTTACTCCGCTCCCCTTTTCACTCGTTTCACCCCCACTTGGAACGCTGTTCCCCAAACCCCCTACcctgcagggccagggccagacGCACGCTCCCGCGGGGTGACCACGGGTCTCCAGCACGCCGGGCCTGGCAGCCCTCACTGTCCTGCAGGCCCTGGGTCCTGGCGGAATTCTCTGCTCCTTGTCTGTATGTCCGTCTCCTTTCCAAACTTGGACTGTGACTCTTCGGGGCAGGACCCGCgtgccaccccccaccctccttcctgcGTGCCCTGTGGACAGCCCTGCTGCTCTGGCCCGGCTCTGTGGAGCCTGTAACTGTGGTCTCCCATCCATGGACTTTCTGGGTACCTTTCTGAAGTCCGATAAGAATCCAGCCCAAGGCTTTGTCCCCCGTCAGCATCAGCAGGGAGAGAAGCTGGGCTTGTCTCAGAATCAGTTCTTCTGGAGAACACCGCTAAGTGTTTACTCAGGATTTTTGTGGTGACCCCACATTGTCTCAAAAGCAGGGGCATTTGAGGCTGGGGACCTGTAACTCAGGAAACTTTAGGGGCTAGCCAAGGACCTGTGAGGGCACCGGTACAGGGGACGTGGGGATCTCCCCGGGGTCTCAGGTGGAGATGACTTTGTGGTGCCACCAGCTGTCAGTCTCTGTTGCAGTCCTGTCCTCGGGCTTCTGGAAGCCCAGCTGACAGACGACCCGGGATTCTTGCCGAGGTCCTGGAGGTGACTTCATGGGCTCGGGGCGTGCCCCTGGTTGGGTCCTGCAGAGCGCTGCCCCTCAAGCTGACCTGGCAAACACCAGCACGCGGCTGCCTCTCTTCTCCCCGACGTCATGGCTGACAGGGCTCATCAGCTGCCCCTCCTCAGCCTGGACGAGACCCTGGAAGTCAGCTGCGCCCCACAGTTATCACCCAGGGCTCCGGGATGGCTGTGGGAAGGAAGGCACTGTCTGCCCGCCCAGTGCTCCTGACCTGTCCCGCTTCCTGCTCACGGAGGAACCATGGCCTCAGCCACCACACAGGCGCGATCAGGTACCATGTGCAGAGTCGCACGTGTGACCGTGTCCCCACTGGGGACATCCTCCGGAGAGCTCACCTTGCCCCCCCATGCAGACTCCTCCCTGTGCCCGTTTGGGGGCAGTTTCTGGGTGACCACGTTCCTTACATGGAGGGTCTGAGTCCTGAGCTCTCCAGGGCAGGAATCAGGTGGCCCACTCTTCTGGATTCCCTGTGCGAAGGGGTCTGGGGGCCTGGAGGTGGAAGCACCCGCGGAGTCTGAGACGGAGGGTGGAGGATGGTTGGAGAGGGTGAACACCACTCACTGTGACACAGTGATTCTTGACCAGCCACCAGGGTGATGGCCGATCCACAGAGAAAGAGctgggtcccctcccctccctggccagggagccaggaactGCATGGAGCCACAAGGCCAGAGGTGTAGACCCGGACCCGGGCCACGGAGTAACGGCCACGGAGGGCCGAGGGGGCACAAGTTCGGTCTTTCCTCCCCTCACTAAATCCTGACCACGTCTGGAAGGAGGGGATAGGGGCCCTGGAAGGAGGGGGATATGGCGCCTGGAAGGAGGAGATACCCCTGGAAAGAGGAGATGTGGCGCCTGAAAGGATGGGATAAGGCGCACGAAAGCTCTTTCTGTGGTCACAGTGCCTTTCTCATTGCTACTCCTCTACAAATTGGTGTTTTGTCTTATATAGATTTATCAGGAGATACatatccatatatgtatatatatttttttttttgaggaagattagccctgagctaacatctgcctccaatcctcctctttctgctgaggaagactggccctgagctaacatccatgcccatcctcctccactttatatgtgggacgcctaccacagcgtggctcaccaagcagtgccatgtccgcaccgggatccgaactggcaaaccctgggccgccgaagcagagcaagcGAACTTACCTCTGCACCACTGTGCTGGGTCCcaagcatatatttttttaatttgtcttttagaAAATCTGGTTTCTGGGTTAATTtatcatttctgttatttttatttatgttatgtttcattaatttcactttttatatttgttttgtctcttcttgttgtttttgaattttgttttaaaaagatgaacaCAGCGTATTTTCAGttcatgtttttatgttttctagaTTTTTAGTCATGAAAGTAAAGTATATTTTCCTCTGAGGATAGCTTTAACTCTACCCCATAGATTTTTGGGTACAtattgtggtttgaatttgttAATGACTACTAAGATTGTGCAATTTACCATGTTTCAATACTATTGGCCATCATTATCTCTCTTTTTATGAATTTCGTCTTCTCATTCTTATCCCACTTTTCCTATTTAggtattcatctttttcttattgatttactTATGTATTTTGCACATAAACCAGCATTTTAATCTTAATTTCATGTTGTGTTTTACTTTTTGCCAGAGAAGTTTTATAGATTTTTGTGTAGTCAGATGTATcaataatattattttggttttcttctctgaCGTCATTCTTAGATAGCTCTTTCCTCCTCCATGACTACACAAATCgttacttatattttcttctgattttgatttttatatgttactgaaagaatatgattttatttttcctttaaatgctTAACCATTTAACTCAGCATTATTAATTGAACAATTCCTTATTTTCCTACAATATTGGTATTCTATTTTTGTCatgcatatatgatatatatatatatatgtgtgtatctatacACCCTTGGACCCACCCTTTTTggattttgtggggttttttatattgttttgtcttttcctgtGTCAATAATACACTATTGTGCCTGTGTTAGCTTTATAAAGCCCTTTAACAAAAGATGATTAAGTCCACTcttgttatattttttttaagtaatttttcgGGCTATTCTGGGTGTTTGTTTTTTCATGAAAGCTTTGGAACCATTTGATGAAGTCCTCACAGCCTCACTAGCTCTTTTCGGCTTTGAGTCCTTGGAGAATTCACATCCCCCTCAGCCTCTTCCCACTCTCTTGGATCCATTCCTCTGATCACAAAAGGCGTTTTCTCGGCCTGAAGCTGCCATCGGACCTTTCggccctgggctggcccagcCACTTACACCCAGAATGAAGCACTCAGGGAGTTAATGAGTGCAGAGGGGCTGGCGTGAGTCATAGTGACTATTTCCTCAGATCAAGAGCCTGGAAACATCTTGAAAACACTTTATTCAGTCCTACAAAGGACTTACAGGTAGGAATTAAGGATTTCATTTGCTCAGCTCCTGCACTTATTCACTTCATTTGTTCTGTCTGCttactaaataaatatgaaaagtgCCATTTTGCTCAGGCGGGGCCCTCGTGAGTCCCTCTGTGGCTCAAAGCCCTCTGAGCTGGGCCGCCTGA
This is a stretch of genomic DNA from Equus caballus isolate H_3958 breed thoroughbred chromosome 1, TB-T2T, whole genome shotgun sequence. It encodes these proteins:
- the MBL1 gene encoding mannose-binding protein A, translated to MFPFSALPVLLLWVVTASGSGKTACEDAQKTCSVITCGIPVTNGTPGRDGRDGAKGEKGEPGQGPRGLQGPPGKLGPPGNTGVPGPPGAKGQKGDRGDSSVAESKLANLEQELRTLKSELDHIKKLQFFSLGKKSGTKLYVTNGEKMPFSKVKALCAELRAFVATPKNAEENKAIQNVANGVAFLGITDESTEGKFEYVTGGRLAYSNWKSNEPNNHSWGEDCVVLLQDGLWNDIACSSSFTAVCEFPA